The following are from one region of the Rhipicephalus microplus isolate Deutch F79 chromosome 1, USDA_Rmic, whole genome shotgun sequence genome:
- the LOC142770892 gene encoding uncharacterized protein LOC142770892 isoform X1, whose amino-acid sequence MQAYVTAGTVIIQRMWRGSMHGSLIWKDCDLLGSFEGTKLPNGWLQAYFSSRAVQLAHMQYKSWSAPLVFCAGRSIFIRQDTGINNNVPAVTRGSVLHGHVQCINNRAQKTNKYKGTASDCSPAQSLQQQKEHIVMSGAAAA is encoded by the exons atgcaagcctatgtcactgctgggactgttatcattcagcggatgtggcgtggaagcatgcatggcagcctcatctggaaggactgcgatctgcttgggagcttcgagggcacaaaactgcctaacggctggctgcaag cctatttcagcagcagagcggtgcagctagcacacatgcaatacaagtcatggagcgctcctttggtgttctgtgcaggacgcagcatattcatccggcaagacactggtatcaacaataatg ttccagcagtaacaaggggttcagtgctccacggtcatgtacagtgtatcaacaacagagcacagaagaccaacaagtataaagggactgccagtgactgttctcctgctcaaagtttacaacagcagaaagagcacattgtgatgtcaggagcagctgctgcttaa
- the LOC142770892 gene encoding uncharacterized protein LOC142770892 isoform X2 yields the protein MQAYVTAGTVIIQRMWRGSMHGSLIWKDCDLLGSFEGTKLPNGWLQAYFSSRAVQLAHMQYKSWSAPLVFCAGRSIFIRQDTGINNNAVTRGSVLHGHVQCINNRAQKTNKYKGTASDCSPAQSLQQQKEHIVMSGAAAA from the exons atgcaagcctatgtcactgctgggactgttatcattcagcggatgtggcgtggaagcatgcatggcagcctcatctggaaggactgcgatctgcttgggagcttcgagggcacaaaactgcctaacggctggctgcaag cctatttcagcagcagagcggtgcagctagcacacatgcaatacaagtcatggagcgctcctttggtgttctgtgcaggacgcagcatattcatccggcaagacactggtatcaacaataatg cagtaacaaggggttcagtgctccacggtcatgtacagtgtatcaacaacagagcacagaagaccaacaagtataaagggactgccagtgactgttctcctgctcaaagtttacaacagcagaaagagcacattgtgatgtcaggagcagctgctgcttaa
- the LOC142770892 gene encoding uncharacterized protein LOC142770892 isoform X3 yields MQAYVTAGTVIIQRMWRGSMHGSLIWKDCDLLGSFEGTKLPNGWLQGRSIFIRQDTGINNNVPAVTRGSVLHGHVQCINNRAQKTNKYKGTASDCSPAQSLQQQKEHIVMSGAAAA; encoded by the exons atgcaagcctatgtcactgctgggactgttatcattcagcggatgtggcgtggaagcatgcatggcagcctcatctggaaggactgcgatctgcttgggagcttcgagggcacaaaactgcctaacggctggctgcaag gacgcagcatattcatccggcaagacactggtatcaacaataatg ttccagcagtaacaaggggttcagtgctccacggtcatgtacagtgtatcaacaacagagcacagaagaccaacaagtataaagggactgccagtgactgttctcctgctcaaagtttacaacagcagaaagagcacattgtgatgtcaggagcagctgctgcttaa
- the LOC142770892 gene encoding uncharacterized protein LOC142770892 isoform X4 — protein MQAYVTAGTVIIQRMWRGSMHGSLIWKDCDLLGSFEGTKLPNGWLQGRSIFIRQDTGINNNAVTRGSVLHGHVQCINNRAQKTNKYKGTASDCSPAQSLQQQKEHIVMSGAAAA, from the exons atgcaagcctatgtcactgctgggactgttatcattcagcggatgtggcgtggaagcatgcatggcagcctcatctggaaggactgcgatctgcttgggagcttcgagggcacaaaactgcctaacggctggctgcaag gacgcagcatattcatccggcaagacactggtatcaacaataatg cagtaacaaggggttcagtgctccacggtcatgtacagtgtatcaacaacagagcacagaagaccaacaagtataaagggactgccagtgactgttctcctgctcaaagtttacaacagcagaaagagcacattgtgatgtcaggagcagctgctgcttaa